One Oncorhynchus keta strain PuntledgeMale-10-30-2019 chromosome 11, Oket_V2, whole genome shotgun sequence DNA window includes the following coding sequences:
- the LOC127933090 gene encoding uncharacterized protein LOC127933090 isoform X10, with product MLDVLLNQRSCMLDVLLNQRSFMLDVLLNQRSCMLDVLLNQRSCMLDVLLNQRSCMLEVLLNQRSCMLEVLLNQRSCMLDVLLNQRSCMLEVLLNQRSCMLEVLLNQRSCMLDVLLNQKPCMLDVLLNQRSCMLEVLLNQRPCMLDVLLNQRPCMLEVLLNQRSCMLDVLLNQRPCMLDVLLNQRSCMLDVLLNQRSCMLDVLLNQRPCMLDVLLNQRSCMLDVLLNQRPCMLDVLLNQRPCMLDVLLNQRPCMLDVLLNQRPCMLEVLLNQRPCMLEVLLNQRPCMLDVLLNQKPCMLEVLLNQRPCMLDVLLNQKPCMLDVLLNQRPCMLEVLLN from the exons atgttggatgtgttgttgaaccaaaggtcatgtatgttggatgtgttgttgaaccaaaggtcatttatgttggatgtgttgttgaaccaaaggtcatgtatgttggatgtgttgttgaaccaaaggtcatgtatgttggatgtgttgttgaaccaaaggtcatgtatgttggag gtgttgttgaaccaaaggtcatgtatgttggaggtgttgttgaaccaaaggtcatgtatgttggatgtgttgttgaaccaaag gtcatgtatgttggaggtgttgttgaaccaaaggtcatgtatgttggaggtgttgttgaaccaaaggtcatgtatgttggatgtgttgttaaaCCAAaagccatgtatgttggatgtgttgttgaaccaaaggtcatgtatgttggaagtgttgttgaaccaaaggccatgtatgttggatgtgttgttgaaccaaaggccatgtatgttggaggtgttgttgaaccaaaggtcatgtatgttggatgtgttgttgaaccaaaggccatgtatgttggatgtgttgttgaaccaaaggtcatgtatgttggatgtgttgttgaaccaaaggtcatgtatgttggatgtgttgttgaaccaaaggccatgtatgttggatgtgttgttgaaccaaaggtcatgtatgttggatgtgttgttgaaccaaaggccatgtatgttggatgtgttgttgaaccaaag gccatgtatgttggatgtgttgttgaaccaaaggccatgtatgttggatgtgttgttgaaccaaaggccatgtatgttggaagtgttgttgaaccaaaggccatgtatgttggaggtgttgttgaaccaaaggccatgtatgttggatgtgttgttaaaCCAAAAGCCATGTATGTTGgaggtgttgttgaaccaaaggccatgtatgttggatgtgttgttaaaCCAAaagccatgtatgttggatgtgttgttgaaccaaaggccatgtatgttggaagTGTTGTTGAACTAA
- the LOC127933090 gene encoding uncharacterized protein LOC127933090 isoform X9, translated as MLDVLLNQRSCMLDVLLNQRSFMLDVLLNQRSCMLDVLLNQRSCMLDVLLNQRSCMLEVLLNQRSCMLEVLLNQRSCMLDVLLNQRSCMLEVLLNQRSCMLEVLLNQRSCMLDVLLNQKPCMLDVLLNQRSCMLEVLLNQRPCMLDVLLNQRPCMLEVLLNQRSCMLDVLLNQRPCMLDVLLNQRSCMLDVLLNQRSCMLDVLLNQRPCMLDVLLNQRSCMLDVLLNQRPCMLDVLLNQRSCMLDVLLNQRPCMLDVLLNQRPCMLDVLLNQRPCMLEVLLNQRPCMLEVLLNQRPCMLDVLLNQKPCMLEVLLNQRPCMLDVLLNQKPCMLDVLLNQRPCMLEVLLN; from the exons atgttggatgtgttgttgaaccaaaggtcatgtatgttggatgtgttgttgaaccaaaggtcatttatgttggatgtgttgttgaaccaaaggtcatgtatgttggatgtgttgttgaaccaaaggtcatgtatgttggatgtgttgttgaaccaaaggtcatgtatgttggag gtgttgttgaaccaaaggtcatgtatgttggaggtgttgttgaaccaaaggtcatgtatgttggatgtgttgttgaaccaaag gtcatgtatgttggaggtgttgttgaaccaaaggtcatgtatgttggaggtgttgttgaaccaaaggtcatgtatgttggatgtgttgttaaaCCAAaagccatgtatgttggatgtgttgttgaaccaaaggtcatgtatgttggaagtgttgttgaaccaaaggccatgtatgttggatgtgttgttgaaccaaaggccatgtatgttggaggtgttgttgaaccaaaggtcatgtatgttggatgtgttgttgaaccaaaggccatgtatgttggatgtgttgttgaaccaaaggtcatgtatgttggatgtgttgttgaaccaaaggtcatgtatgttggatgtgttgttgaaccaaaggccatgtatgttggatgtgttgttgaaccaaaggtcatgtatgttggatgtgttgttgaaccaaaggccatgtatgttggat gtgttgttgaaccaaaggtcatgtatgttggatgtgttgttgaaccaaaggccatgtatgttggatgtgttgttgaaccaaaggccatgtatgttggatgtgttgttgaaccaaaggccatgtatgttggaagtgttgttgaaccaaaggccatgtatgttggaggtgttgttgaaccaaaggccatgtatgttggatgtgttgttaaaCCAAAAGCCATGTATGTTGgaggtgttgttgaaccaaaggccatgtatgttggatgtgttgttaaaCCAAaagccatgtatgttggatgtgttgttgaaccaaaggccatgtatgttggaagTGTTGTTGAACTAA
- the LOC127933090 gene encoding uncharacterized protein LOC127933090 isoform X1, which translates to MLDVLLNQRSCMLDVLLNQRSFMLDVLLNQRSCMLDVLLNQRSCMLDVLLNQRSCMLEVLLNQRSCMLEVLLNQRSCMLDVLLNQRSCMLEVLLNQRSCMLEVLLNQRSCMLDVLLNQKPCMLDVLLNQRSCMLEVLLNQRPCMLDVLLNQRPCMLEVLLNQRSCMLDVLLNQRPCMLDVLLNQRSCMLDVLLNQRSCMLDVLLNQRPCMLDVLLNQRSCMLDVLLNQRPCMLDVLLNQRPCMLDVLLNQRPCMLDVLLNQRSCMLEVLLNQRSCMLEVLLNQRSCMLEVLLNQRSCMLDVLLNQRPCMLDVLLNQRSCMLDVLLNQRPCMLDVLLNQRPCMLDVLLNQRPCMLEVLLNQRPCMLEVLLNQRPCMLDVLLNQKPCMLEVLLNQRPCMLDVLLNQKPCMLDVLLNQRPCMLEVLLN; encoded by the exons atgttggatgtgttgttgaaccaaaggtcatgtatgttggatgtgttgttgaaccaaaggtcatttatgttggatgtgttgttgaaccaaaggtcatgtatgttggatgtgttgttgaaccaaaggtcatgtatgttggatgtgttgttgaaccaaaggtcatgtatgttggag gtgttgttgaaccaaaggtcatgtatgttggaggtgttgttgaaccaaaggtcatgtatgttggatgtgttgttgaaccaaag gtcatgtatgttggaggtgttgttgaaccaaaggtcatgtatgttggaggtgttgttgaaccaaaggtcatgtatgttggatgtgttgttaaaCCAAaagccatgtatgttggatgtgttgttgaaccaaaggtcatgtatgttggaagtgttgttgaaccaaaggccatgtatgttggatgtgttgttgaaccaaaggccatgtatgttggaggtgttgttgaaccaaaggtcatgtatgttggatgtgttgttgaaccaaaggccatgtatgttggatgtgttgttgaaccaaaggtcatgtatgttggatgtgttgttgaaccaaaggtcatgtatgttggatgtgttgttgaaccaaaggccatgtatgttggatgtgttgttgaaccaaaggtcatgtatgttggatgtgttgttgaaccaaaggccatgtatgttggatgtgttgttgaaccaaag gccatgtatgttggatgtgttgttgaaccaaaggccatgtatgttggatgtgttgttgaaccaaaggtcatgtatgttggaggtgttgttgaaccaaag gtcatgtatgttggaggtgttgttgaaccaaaggtcatgtatgttggaggtgttgttgaaccaaaggtcatgtatgttggatgtgttgttgaaccaaaggccatgtatgttggat gtgttgttgaaccaaaggtcatgtatgttggatgtgttgttgaaccaaaggccatgtatgttggatgtgttgttgaaccaaaggccatgtatgttggatgtgttgttgaaccaaaggccatgtatgttggaagtgttgttgaaccaaaggccatgtatgttggaggtgttgttgaaccaaaggccatgtatgttggatgtgttgttaaaCCAAAAGCCATGTATGTTGgaggtgttgttgaaccaaaggccatgtatgttggatgtgttgttaaaCCAAaagccatgtatgttggatgtgttgttgaaccaaaggccatgtatgttggaagTGTTGTTGAACTAA
- the LOC127933090 gene encoding uncharacterized protein LOC127933090 isoform X13 yields the protein MLDVLLNQRSCMLDVLLNQRSFMLDVLLNQRSCMLDVLLNQRSCMLDVLLNQRSCMLEVLLNQRSCMLEVLLNQRSCMLDVLLNQRSCMLEVLLNQRSCMLEVLLNQRSCMLDVLLNQKPCMLDVLLNQRSCMLEVLLNQRPCMLDVLLNQRPCMLEVLLNQRSCMLDVLLNQRPCMLDVLLNQRSCMLDVLLNQRSCMLDVLLNQRPCMLDVLLNQRSCMLDVLLNQRPCMLDVLLNQRPCMLDVLLNQRPCMLEVLLNQRPCMLEVLLNQRPCMLDVLLNQKPCMLEVLLNQRPCMLDVLLNQKPCMLDVLLNQRPCMLEVLLN from the exons atgttggatgtgttgttgaaccaaaggtcatgtatgttggatgtgttgttgaaccaaaggtcatttatgttggatgtgttgttgaaccaaaggtcatgtatgttggatgtgttgttgaaccaaaggtcatgtatgttggatgtgttgttgaaccaaaggtcatgtatgttggag gtgttgttgaaccaaaggtcatgtatgttggaggtgttgttgaaccaaaggtcatgtatgttggatgtgttgttgaaccaaag gtcatgtatgttggaggtgttgttgaaccaaaggtcatgtatgttggaggtgttgttgaaccaaaggtcatgtatgttggatgtgttgttaaaCCAAaagccatgtatgttggatgtgttgttgaaccaaaggtcatgtatgttggaagtgttgttgaaccaaaggccatgtatgttggatgtgttgttgaaccaaaggccatgtatgttggaggtgttgttgaaccaaaggtcatgtatgttggatgtgttgttgaaccaaaggccatgtatgttggatgtgttgttgaaccaaaggtcatgtatgttggatgtgttgttgaaccaaaggtcatgtatgttggatgtgttgttgaaccaaaggccatgtatgttggat gtgttgttgaaccaaaggtcatgtatgttggatgtgttgttgaaccaaaggccatgtatgttggatgtgttgttgaaccaaaggccatgtatgttggatgtgttgttgaaccaaaggccatgtatgttggaagtgttgttgaaccaaaggccatgtatgttggaggtgttgttgaaccaaaggccatgtatgttggatgtgttgttaaaCCAAAAGCCATGTATGTTGgaggtgttgttgaaccaaaggccatgtatgttggatgtgttgttaaaCCAAaagccatgtatgttggatgtgttgttgaaccaaaggccatgtatgttggaagTGTTGTTGAACTAA
- the LOC127933090 gene encoding uncharacterized protein LOC127933090 isoform X2, which produces MLDVLLNQRSCMLDVLLNQRSFMLDVLLNQRSCMLDVLLNQRSCMLDVLLNQRSCMLEVLLNQRSCMLEVLLNQRSCMLDVLLNQRSCMLEVLLNQRSCMLEVLLNQRSCMLDVLLNQKPCMLDVLLNQRSCMLEVLLNQRPCMLDVLLNQRPCMLEVLLNQRSCMLDVLLNQRPCMLDVLLNQRSCMLDVLLNQRSCMLDVLLNQRPCMLDVLLNQRPCMLDVLLNQRPCMLDVLLNQRSCMLEVLLNQRSCMLEVLLNQRSCMLEVLLNQRSCMLDVLLNQRPCMLDVLLNQRSCMLDVLLNQRPCMLDVLLNQRPCMLDVLLNQRPCMLEVLLNQRPCMLEVLLNQRPCMLDVLLNQKPCMLEVLLNQRPCMLDVLLNQKPCMLDVLLNQRPCMLEVLLN; this is translated from the exons atgttggatgtgttgttgaaccaaaggtcatgtatgttggatgtgttgttgaaccaaaggtcatttatgttggatgtgttgttgaaccaaaggtcatgtatgttggatgtgttgttgaaccaaaggtcatgtatgttggatgtgttgttgaaccaaaggtcatgtatgttggag gtgttgttgaaccaaaggtcatgtatgttggaggtgttgttgaaccaaaggtcatgtatgttggatgtgttgttgaaccaaag gtcatgtatgttggaggtgttgttgaaccaaaggtcatgtatgttggaggtgttgttgaaccaaaggtcatgtatgttggatgtgttgttaaaCCAAaagccatgtatgttggatgtgttgttgaaccaaaggtcatgtatgttggaagtgttgttgaaccaaaggccatgtatgttggatgtgttgttgaaccaaaggccatgtatgttggaggtgttgttgaaccaaaggtcatgtatgttggatgtgttgttgaaccaaaggccatgtatgttggatgtgttgttgaaccaaaggtcatgtatgttggatgtgttgttgaaccaaaggtcatgtatgttggatgtgttgttgaaccaaaggccatgtatgttggatgtgttgttgaaccaaag gccatgtatgttggatgtgttgttgaaccaaaggccatgtatgttggatgtgttgttgaaccaaaggtcatgtatgttggaggtgttgttgaaccaaag gtcatgtatgttggaggtgttgttgaaccaaaggtcatgtatgttggaggtgttgttgaaccaaaggtcatgtatgttggatgtgttgttgaaccaaaggccatgtatgttggat gtgttgttgaaccaaaggtcatgtatgttggatgtgttgttgaaccaaaggccatgtatgttggatgtgttgttgaaccaaaggccatgtatgttggatgtgttgttgaaccaaaggccatgtatgttggaagtgttgttgaaccaaaggccatgtatgttggaggtgttgttgaaccaaaggccatgtatgttggatgtgttgttaaaCCAAAAGCCATGTATGTTGgaggtgttgttgaaccaaaggccatgtatgttggatgtgttgttaaaCCAAaagccatgtatgttggatgtgttgttgaaccaaaggccatgtatgttggaagTGTTGTTGAACTAA
- the LOC127933090 gene encoding uncharacterized protein LOC127933090 isoform X6, translating to MLDVLLNQRSCMLDVLLNQRSFMLDVLLNQRSCMLDVLLNQRSCMLDVLLNQRSCMLEVLLNQRSCMLEVLLNQRSCMLDVLLNQRSCMLEVLLNQRSCMLEVLLNQRSCMLDVLLNQKPCMLDVLLNQRSCMLEVLLNQRPCMLDVLLNQRPCMLEVLLNQRSCMLDVLLNQRPCMLDVLLNQRPCMLDVLLNQRPCMLDVLLNQRSCMLEVLLNQRSCMLEVLLNQRSCMLEVLLNQRSCMLDVLLNQRPCMLDVLLNQRSCMLDVLLNQRPCMLDVLLNQRPCMLDVLLNQRPCMLEVLLNQRPCMLEVLLNQRPCMLDVLLNQKPCMLEVLLNQRPCMLDVLLNQKPCMLDVLLNQRPCMLEVLLN from the exons atgttggatgtgttgttgaaccaaaggtcatgtatgttggatgtgttgttgaaccaaaggtcatttatgttggatgtgttgttgaaccaaaggtcatgtatgttggatgtgttgttgaaccaaaggtcatgtatgttggatgtgttgttgaaccaaaggtcatgtatgttggag gtgttgttgaaccaaaggtcatgtatgttggaggtgttgttgaaccaaaggtcatgtatgttggatgtgttgttgaaccaaag gtcatgtatgttggaggtgttgttgaaccaaaggtcatgtatgttggaggtgttgttgaaccaaaggtcatgtatgttggatgtgttgttaaaCCAAaagccatgtatgttggatgtgttgttgaaccaaaggtcatgtatgttggaagtgttgttgaaccaaaggccatgtatgttggatgtgttgttgaaccaaaggccatgtatgttggaggtgttgttgaaccaaaggtcatgtatgttggatgtgttgttgaaccaaaggccatgtatgttggatgtgttgttgaaccaaag gccatgtatgttggatgtgttgttgaaccaaaggccatgtatgttggatgtgttgttgaaccaaaggtcatgtatgttggaggtgttgttgaaccaaag gtcatgtatgttggaggtgttgttgaaccaaaggtcatgtatgttggaggtgttgttgaaccaaaggtcatgtatgttggatgtgttgttgaaccaaaggccatgtatgttggat gtgttgttgaaccaaaggtcatgtatgttggatgtgttgttgaaccaaaggccatgtatgttggatgtgttgttgaaccaaaggccatgtatgttggatgtgttgttgaaccaaaggccatgtatgttggaagtgttgttgaaccaaaggccatgtatgttggaggtgttgttgaaccaaaggccatgtatgttggatgtgttgttaaaCCAAAAGCCATGTATGTTGgaggtgttgttgaaccaaaggccatgtatgttggatgtgttgttaaaCCAAaagccatgtatgttggatgtgttgttgaaccaaaggccatgtatgttggaagTGTTGTTGAACTAA